From Rutidosis leptorrhynchoides isolate AG116_Rl617_1_P2 chromosome 3, CSIRO_AGI_Rlap_v1, whole genome shotgun sequence, a single genomic window includes:
- the LOC139896059 gene encoding RNA-binding protein CP29B, chloroplastic-like translates to MSSSTAAAFNLLSVTSSATSLSKTSSSLTSFCIFPSSINHSFPKLWSSNLFVPTPSSQFVRNLAVSSSFELDKELSSDGDEQQQRSNFSADLKVYVGNLPWNVDSAALAELFQRAGNVEMVEVVYDKISGRSRGFGFVTMSSVQEVEAATRQFNGYELEGRQLRVNSGPAPNKGESSFRGQRDGGRGSFGSEGSRGGGYGGGGGGRSSDTNKVYVGNLAWSVDNLALETLFQEQGNVMEARVVYDRDSGRSKGFGFVTYGSADDVNKAIESLDGLNVDGRNIRVSVAEARQRPQF, encoded by the exons ATGTCTTCTTCTACAGCAGCTGCCTTTAATCTTCTATCGGTAACTTCATCTGCAACCAGCTTATCTAAAACATCGTCTTCACTCACATCCTTTTGTATATTTCCTTCTTCCATTAATCATAGTTTTCCTAAGCTTTGGTCAAGTAATTTATTTGTGCCAACTCCTTCATCTCAATTTGTCCGAAATTTAGCCGTTTCGTCTTCGTTCGAGTTGGATAAGGAATTATCAAGTGATGGTGATGAACAACAACAAAGGTCTAATTTTTCAGCTGATCTTAAAGTATATGTGGGTAACTTGCCATGGAATGTTGATAGTGCAGCTCTTGCTGAACTTTTTCAACGTGCTGGCAATGTTGAGATGGTTGAG GTTGTTTATGACAAAATTAGTGGAAGAAGCAGGGGATTCGGCTTTGTGACTATGTCATCTGTCCAAGAAGTTGAGGCGGCTACTCGGCAGTTCAATGGTTAT GAACTTGAGGGGAGGCAACTTAGGGTAAATTCAGGACCAGCTCCAAACAAAGGAGAGTCTTCATTCAGAGGGCAAAGAGATGGCGGTAGAGGCAGCTTTGGCAGTGAAGGAAGTCGTGGAGGCGGCTACGGCGGCGGTGGTGGTGGAAGGAGTTCCGACACGAATAAGGTTTATGTCGGAAATCTTGCATGGAGTGTGGACAATCTCGCTCTTGAAACGTTGTTTCAGGAGCAAGGAAATGTTATGGAAGCTAGGGTAGTTTACGATAGAGATAGTGGCAGGTCAAAGGGTTTTGGTTTCGTGACGTATGGTTCTGCTGATGACGTTAACAAAGCTATCGAGTCGTTGGATGGACTT AACGTTGATGGAAGGAATATTCGAGTCAGTGTTGCTGAAGCACGGCAAAGGCCTCAATTCTAA
- the LOC139896060 gene encoding protein CNGC15b-like, giving the protein MDTDSPKVSRFEIEQSPSSGKNWRPLSQRLTRVSSEDYKNVERSIFDPRGDRVKQWNKYFLVAALISIAIDPLFYYLPEVNHDEMCMSEDTSLKIILTVIRSIVDVFYFVHIYVRFRTAYDAPSIRLLGRGELVLDPNKISQRYLKRDFSLDFLAALPIPQVLTWMPFFDNSEMMSTKISVLYFIMFQFFLRLYLVFRLASHLTHVIGVVAESAISGAVYNIVMFLLAAHVFGACYYLLTIVRQGTCWKQVCYLEEPGCGERYFNCRYLDDPGRASWYQSSNISNMCGPETDFFEFGLVFDAVDSGLASLKFYTKYVYCLWWGLRALSSRAEEIQASTFFAETHFCIIISCTGLLLLAMIIGTMETYIESRTERLEEYRLQQMDTEKWMNHRQLPHEMKERVRKHDLCKWIKNQNVDEESILEALPLDIRRDIKHHICIELVRRVPLFEQMDERTVDAICERLKPVICTSRTCLLREGDPTNEMLFIMHGHLDSYTTDGGRAGFWNQCQIGPGDFCGEELLTWALDPCSTTTLPLSTRTVTSVADVEAFALSSKDLKFVATKFRKMHNKKLRHTFRVHSHQWRTWAACYIQSAWKLYRRRKLINMLKDKENYKRENFSEQRKYKAKIRDTGLSLHTTSTRRGVIFESGDIIRTPVPKPKDPDYFD; this is encoded by the exons ATGGACACCGATTCTCCTAAAGTTTCCAG ATTTGAGATCGAACAATCTCCTTCGTCAGGGAAGAATTGGCGTCCGTTAAGTCAAAGACTTACAAGAGTGTCCTCGGAGGACTACAAAAACGTCGAACGGAGTATATTTGATCCTCGAGGAGACCGTGTGAAGCAATGGAACAAGTATTTCTTAGTTGCAGCTCTTATTTCCATAGCGATCGATCCTCTTTTTTATTACTTGCCTGAAGTAAATCATGATGAGATGTGTATGAGTGAAGATACTTCCCTGAAGATAATTCTTACCGTCATTCGATCAATTGTCGACGTGTTCTATTTCGTCCATATCTATGTTCGATTCAGAACAGCTTACGATGCTCCATCGATTCGTTTGCTTGGAAGAGGCGAGCTCGTCTTAGACCCTAACAAGATCTCTCAACGGTATCTCAAAAGGGACTTTTCTCTCGATTTTCTCGCCGCTCTACCTATTCCACAG GTATTGACATGGATGCCGTTTTTTGATAATTCGGAAATGATGAGCACGAAAATCAGCGTGTTATACTTCATCATGTTCCAATTCTTCCTAAGGCTTTATCTTGTATTTAGACTTGCATCTCATTTAACACATGTAATCGGTGTGGTGGCTGAATCAGCGATTTCAGGGGCTGTTTATAACATAGTCATGTTTCTGTTGGCCGCTCAT gtttttggagCCTGCTATTACCTTCTAACAATCGTACGCCAAGGAACGTGTTGGAAACAAGTATGCTATCTTGAAGAACCAGGCTGCGGTGAGAGGTATTTCAACTGTCGTTACCTCGATGATCCTGGTCGAGCGTCGTGGTATCAATCAAGCAATATCTCCAATATGTGTGGACCCGAAACAGATTTCTTTGAATTCGGTCTCGTTTTTGACGCTGTAGACTCTGGACTTGCATCCTTAAAATTTTACACGAAATATGTTTATTGTCTTTGGTGGGGACTCCGAGCTCTAAG CTCGAGAGCAGAGGAAATTCAAGCAAGTACATTTTTTGCAGAAACACATTTTTGCATAATCATATCATGCACTGGATTGTTGCTACTTGCTATGATTATTGGAACAATGGAG ACATACATCGAATCAAGAACCGAGAGACTAGAAGAGTACAGGTTACAACAAATGGATACAGAGAAATGGATGAACCATAGGCAATTGCCACATGAAATGAAGGAGCGCGTGCGTAAACATGACCTTTGCAAATGGATCAAGAATCAAAACGTTGATGAAGAATCGATTCTTGAAGCTCTTCCGTTAGATATCAGAAGAGATATCAAGCATCACATCTGCATCGAATTAGTTCGACGA GTTCCACTATTCGAGCAAATGGATGAGCGCACGGTGGATGCAATATGCGAAAGACTAAAACCTGTAATATGCACATCGCGAACATGCTTACTACGCGAGGGGGACCCCACAAACGAGATGCTATTTATCATGCATGGACATTTAGATTCCTACACTACAGATGGAGGAAGAGCAGGTTTCTGGAATCAGTGCCAGATTGGGCCTGGAGATTTTTGTGGTGAGGAGCTGCTGACGTGGGCACTCGACCCGTGTTCAACCACCACCCTGCCACTGTCCACGCGTACGGTGACGTCAGTTGCTGACGTGGAAGCATTTGCACTCTCGTCAAAGGACTTAAAGTTTGTCGCCACAAAGTTTCGCAAGATGCACAACAAGAAGCTGAGGCACACATTCAGGGTTCACTCGCATCAGTGGAGGACTTGGGCTGCTTGTTATATACAATCGGCTTGGAAACTGTACAGAAGGCGAAAGTTGATTAATATGCTGAAGGATAAAGAGAATTATAAGCGTGAGAATTTTAGCGAGCAACGAAAATATAAAGCTAAGATAAGAGATACTGGACTATCGTTGCATACCACGAGTACTAGAAGAGGTGTGATTTTTGAATCTGGCGATATTATTCGTACCCCAGTACCAAAGCCAAAGGATCCTGATTATTTTGATTAA